The sequence TAGTTTTGGTGAGATTTCCCCCCCACACCTCTGTCTTTATGATAAACCATAAATACAGTAGTCAAGAACACAGTAGTAGTGCTTGGAAGGTTGGACACTGAGATAGGCAAACAAATATACTGGCACATTCTGCACCTACTTAAGTTGATCTTGAAGTCTTAAAACGTGGCTCAGTTGAGATTTAAGCAATGTACAGACTCTCTCAAAAGCTCATGGGAATGCTTCATCCCTAGAAGACAGCTGGAGAGGCCAGTAAACTGCAGCCACAGCTCACAGCAGTGTCTTTATTATAGTGATAAAACTTTAGATGCTTTGCATAGTCTTTTACAGTAGGAGCTATAAATGTCAATATTATCTCTACTTTTGAGCTGTGCCAGGGACTTTAACTTCAGCACATTTGGCAAAGATAAGAAATGATGAAATACATTAATTCTAGACCTAGTTTTCAGAGATGCTTAACTTGCATCTCCCATTGGTGTCAGTAACAGCTCAGCATTTTAGGCGTCTCATATTGGACTTAGGTTTTCATTAAATCAACTAGTTGTAAAGTCAGCATTAGAATTCAGAAATTCCTATAGTATAATTTGACATACTTCCATTCACGTATAAGTTTCTGCCAGCTTGTGCTTCTAATCCAAGACTTGGCAAGTGACAGCCAACACAGTAGGAGCTGGTTTTCTGGAGTGTCAATAATGTGGCTGTGATTCCAGGCACTCTAGTGGCACCAGCTCAAAGGGTCCCCACATGGTGCGTAATTTCCTTATCAACCCTCCTGCACATTGGTAGattaagtcttttaaaaataatgtacatATCTACTCAATAATGTACATATCTACTCTTAAAAAGGATGTACATATCTACTCAAGGTCCTCTAGTCTTGTTCTTAAGTATTTGGGAGCTAAACAGCATTGAAAAATTGTAGAGTTTTTGGTCAAAACAATTAAGGAATCCAAGTCAAGCCTGTTGAATAGCTGCagctagttaaaaaaaaaaaaaaaaaaagactcaacCTCCCCAAACTCCACATTTCATTGaatcttcatttcaaaatagcaAGTTTTTAAGTCTGCCTGAGTGTAAACCTTTTGTTAAAATCAGTCTGATGTGCAACAAACATTTAACCACTTTCTCTTGTAGAAAATTGATAAatattgctttcatttcaacacaaaataaaatatttttgtggataAATTATTTCCAGATCTCTCCCCCAAGTTCTTGTTCGGATACTGACTTTGCTTTGAATTAACACTTGTTTCTCATTCTGGTAGGCAAAGAAGATCATAATCTTTTTCATTCAAggggcaaaataaaaagaacaaagtcaagaacacttacagaaaaagaagataagcTCCCCGTATGTATCTTGTGCCAGTACAGCAAAAACTACCTATAGAGCAGCACTAACATGAAGGAGGGCATCTAAGGGtagaaataaaaagcctttaatGCtgattggggtggggggggaggaaagaggacAAAAGTCCAACTTAatataaaacctgaaaattggTAGCTGACATTTATTACAGAACTGGAAATAACCAAACATTGTTGCTACTAAGAGCTTAATTAGATTGTTGCTCACGTTTTTGGACCCATTCTGTTTTACTGACACAGCATTAGGCCTTAAGACTGTTGCAGACTGATTTCATTACAGGTTTTTCTCAGAAGCAACATCAGATGGAGGCATTATCATCTTCCCTTGACCCTTACTACTTCGTTTGACTCCCTAGGACATACCCTTGCCTGTGCTAGAACTACTGTTCGCACAGTCAGACTATGACCTAGACAGGGGAAAATGACCTACACAACAAGCTTTTAAGTCAACTCAGTTCTCCCATCAAGCTGAGATGTCAGCACAACTGAGGGCTAGCTTAATGCAAGCAGCAAGGCTTTATTCCCACTAGGGACCAAATATCCTGGAAGCACTGCCTACTAAATGGATTGTCAGTAATggcatggaaaatttcaaaagGGAAGCATGCATTAATCTAAGCTTGGATCAGTTAGCCAACTCAACAGGTGGAAGAAGGTAGAGTTTTGTGATGAGTCCAGAGATAAAAATGCTTGGTCAAGTGATTGGGCTTTcaaaaggggagagaaaggaagtggaaggctgggaagaaataaaaggaaaaggttttaggttttgttgtttctttgttgttttaagaTTTACTAAACTAACTTTTGTGAGGCAaaacatattaattttttaaataaaatacttccaCAAGTTCTGGAAGCTTCAAACTTTAATCCTATAGCAAAGAACTTCTGCCCATGTTTAATTTTACTGTGGTGAGCAGATCTTTGTACAGCCCTGGAGAGCTGCATTGATGTAAAGCTAATCATTTGCAGATACATTGCTGAATCAAGACCTCAGGAGTGAGATATTAGCCTGGGTTATCCAACACTTGCTCAGATTCAGAAAGACATTCCCACAGAAGGGTCACGGATTAGTAATACTGAGGCTCAGCTACACTGCCTTCATGCACTGTGTGCATTTTCCACCTTTACTCAAAGGCAGAATATGGCCCATCTACTTGTATTTTCACTATGTGAAATGTTACTGgctattttctgtgtttccacaGCCAGAGTCCAGACAACTACTGGATGAACTGGGTccaaaggggaaaggaagaattgTCTTGGTAGAACAAATGCTCAGTAAAGTAAGTTATTGCTTGCTGAAGTTTCCCTTTCCAACTCTTTGACCATTTACTGCATGAGTATGCGACTTCAACTTTATGCTTAGGAGGCAACATCCTTGCAATACAACTGACTGTCTTCAGATCAAAAGAGAATTTTAGAGAAGAAACAGactattttacttttatatatGTTCTCCCCAAATCTCTATTTGGCCAGTGTGCAAGGCATTCTCCTCTGGGTTTGTCAAGGCCatacagaaagataaatatatCAATTTTATAGTTTAGGGTCAAGTCCTCTGTATAGCAAAAGCAAGCATAACCTCTACCTTTTTGCTGTGTGGTAAGGTGCATCCTGACTGTGGGATCTAGTTTGACTGCTCTTGTTATATACATTTACTCTGGCTTTGAGCTAGGAGACTacaaacattttccaaagaaacatgaagaaacaATACCACACAATTTGAACATTTCTCTGTCTTGAGCATAAAGTCCATTTGCCAACTTCAGTTGGCATAATATTAAAGCAAGGTGGAAGCTGAAGAATCTTTATGGCTTTTAACAGCTCACCTTCCCTCTCCTGTGTATTCTAGGGAGCTGACCCAAACTGCATCAGCGACAAGGACCGACCTGCTCTCACAGTTGCTGTCCTTAACAAGCATGCAGAAGCAATCTCCCTTCTTGTGCAGAAAGGTGCTGACATTGACCAGCAGTCAGGACTGTAAGTAAGCACTGATTCTCTGCCTTGGGTCTTTTGAAGTTTTACCAAAAAAGCACTTGTGCTCCAATTTTAGAGAGGATTAacctcccacccctcctccaCAAATCTGTAGTCAAGGGGCTCCTTTCAaagccaaatttaaaaaaaaaaaacaacaacctgCAGCTGAGCAAAGATAATAGTATTCACAGTCCTTCTTTCAGTTGCCAGCTTTGAAGATTTCTCATAATTTCTGTTAGGAAAGTTGTTGTTCTATTCAACTCCTTCCCCCATCCACTTCAACTTAATACAATAAACCACGCTAAAGCCTacgaaaaaaaaatcactgcaactCCTAGCATATTCTGTATCCTCTTATTCACTTTCCTTAGTTTAATTTGCTAGACCACTTCTCCATGTACCAGGACAGTTTCCTTAGGTAATAAGTACATTGCTCATTCCTCCTATGCAGGGACAACAACACTGCTCTCCATGAGGCAGTTCTGCTTGGACTGGAGGGAGAGGAGTGCATTCGAGTCCTGTTACGGTAAGTACTGCAGCTGGGCCTCTAGCTCAGATACAGGCTACCCACAGTCTGCTTGCACAGATCTAGCGGGCAATACTGAAGGGCCAGAGCCTGCCCGAGGCTCAGTGCTCTTATCTCACAGTTGTGTCACTGCAGGAAGAGGCATCCAGAAATTCCGAAGTTACTCTGCATCAACGCTTACCTACAAGCCACTTCACTAATTCCAGTAACTTGGAATGAATTTAAGTAGCTTAAAACAATCTGTTCTTTATTTACAGCTGCAATGCAAgcataaaaaagaagaatgcaaaAGGGCAATCAGCATATGATTTGGCTGTTGCAACTGGAAATAATGAAGTTATTTCATTGTTCGCAAGTAAGCTTGGACAGGGAACGTTGGACAAACTTACAAAACCCAGGAACACTGGTCTCATCAGCGTGTGATTGTAACCACCTTTTCCCCAAGATGGAGCTGGAGGTTCTTTGAGTTTGGGAGCACCTAAGCGCATGTGTCCAGTTCTGTCTGCAGACTTCACAACCCCGTACAATCAAATCCAGCCCCATAACAGCCAACTATTTTGTACAAGATTCCCCCATTCCTTCCCAGCAGTTCAGAGCACAATCCGTCACTGTCTGCACTCTGTTCTgcaagatttcttttcctttccaaacctGTGCAAGGAGAGGGACCAACCAAAACTTCCAAGACACAAGGACATTTTAAGGAGATCTGATGAACACTGCTTAAGACAGTTTGACACTTGAGCAATAGCACTGCAAGCTGTACTTTGATTagcttattttccattttgaagttAAAACTGCATTCAGTGCAGCTCACTGCATTAAAGGTCAGattcttttcctccagaaaactgagtaaaattactttgctgttttgccttcaacttttatttataaatgcacCAACTACAAATAGAAGTTTACAAGGGTACCAGGCACACTAAGATTTGGTATAATTAGACATTATTAGCCACAATCCTAAAACCCTGAAGGAGTTTTAAAActccttcccctttttatttctagaagTATCGGTTTATTCAGTATAAAAATGGAAGTGCCTGCCAGCTTTTGCAAGAAGCACAAGTTTTTGCACCAGAGCTACCAGCATCTCCAAAATGGAAACagctgggtttaaaaaaaaaaacaaataaaaacacaagtaGTAATCCTTAATTGAACCAACAGGAAGAATAGGAGAATCCCTGCAGAAAAAGATTATGTATGCAGTGCATCAAATCCCAGGTACTTCCCAGACAGACTCAGGTGAGTGAAGGAGAATTCATTCTGCTTCTCACAGAGATGGCCATTCTGAAAGCAGTCTCAGGAAACACAGTCATTCAGTCAAATTGGCAGTGCCAGAGCACACATACAAGACAGATGTCACCGGCAAGTGAGAAGCTACAGTAGCCTAGGACGCCAGATTCTCTATTTCACGACGCACACTCTTGGCTGCATCTTCAACCTCGGTCACCTTCTGAGAAATTTCTTTATTCTGTAAAGAATAGAAATCGTACATTACCATCTACCACTAAATTGAGCATCACTCAGCTTCAAGGGGAAAGCGGGCTACCTCTCCCATAATGCAAAGGCTGAGAACCAAGAGTCAGGAAGCAACAAACCACTGGGGCAGCACTGTGGTAAGGAACCAAGAGGCCAGCTAAACAATCCCAAGACTAGAAACTAAATAACTCTTCCAGAGTCACGGGGGTGTAGAAGAACATCACAGTACCGATGTGTACGTacaattgcatttttcattcgTTCTTTGTCCAGCTTCAGGAACTCCTGCAGTGTCAAGTTAGTAGGATCTTTCTGAAGGGAGAGAAAACCGCAGCCTGTGGAGTGTTTTTTGTGTTCCTCcctgaaaagagggaaaaggaaaaaaaaaaaaaagaaaagaagaaaagcagctcacAACAAGACACACGCAGCCGTTCTTCCCTGCAAGCATCTCGGTCACCAGCAGCAGTTCCACCTCTGCCACCGTCGCCCAGCCGCCGTTCACCCCCACGCTGGAGCGGAGCTGCCATCGGAAGCggcgccgcgctcccgcccgGGAGCcggtcgggggcggggggaacccCCCCACTACTCACAGGGGGTCGTCGTCGGGCTCCCAGCCCTCCAGCTCCTTGAAGCAGAAGAAGCACTGCGCCACGTCGGGGCCGTTCTCGCTGGGGCAGTGCACGAAACCGGCCGCCGCCATCTGCGGGCAGAGGGAGGGCGGGAGGGCCCGTCAGCGCCGACCGCCGACCGCcacccgcccggccccgctcccccgggccCCGCTTCCCCGCCGGGCTCACCCGCTCGGGCGTGCAGGCGCAGCCCTCGGTGAAGGGCCAGTTGCGGAAGGTGGCGGCGCGGGCGGGGACGAGGTAGAGCCGCCATTCCTCGGGCAGCGCCTCTGTGCCCGCCGCCATGGCTCGGTTCAAACGGCGGCGGTTGGGCGcgcggggcagggcgggagcggggcagc comes from Ciconia boyciana chromosome 3, ASM3463844v1, whole genome shotgun sequence and encodes:
- the BIRC5 gene encoding baculoviral IAP repeat-containing protein 5 isoform X1 — its product is MAAGTEALPEEWRLYLVPARAATFRNWPFTEGCACTPERMAAAGFVHCPSENGPDVAQCFFCFKELEGWEPDDDPLEEHKKHSTGCGFLSLQKDPTNLTLQEFLKLDKERMKNAINKEISQKVTEVEDAAKSVRREIENLAS
- the BIRC5 gene encoding baculoviral IAP repeat-containing protein 5 isoform X2 codes for the protein MAAGTEALPEEWRLYLVPARAATFRNWPFTEGCACTPERGGTQKTLHRLRFSLPSERSY